One genomic region from Streptomyces sp. NBC_01431 encodes:
- a CDS encoding ricin-type beta-trefoil lectin domain protein: MRRTRHRLRCTFAAAVAAAAAFGGMAVTATTAQAASAPSAQSTPLSPDLEKIRAAEATQLYGDPAERPMADRRTGLISLGDSEISGEGVGTYEAGTNGPDNWCHRSPDSAIHRTGVPADETYNVACSGAYTGNIRIGGTKQYADELVQSDSLAIKARNTRIKMVLLVAGANDDLQFAPVMTDCVERYLLLQGPCQSKYEPGWQARVDALVPKVEATVSDLKTVMRDAGYADGSYKLVVMGYPSPIGPDFHDNPSFPGKLACGGLGYDSDTVWGRNTAVPAFEVGMRKAAADTGATYLDDSRLFNGHEVCMEDTWARGLYIDLSKPGLPDSNSVRQSFHPNYRGHGAFASCLTQLYNSGVREGSCADPASTGAPQLYPLAWDDAYQPLKNEATGACADVTAANSANGTAVIGWDCHGGRNQGWWYDSDRKSVHTQLTQDRCLDVPGANYTVGAQLIIWNCSGAANQEWVRQSGTLRPAASSGLCATLSAAKDPLTLRPCDGTAAQRFA; the protein is encoded by the coding sequence ATGAGGCGCACCAGACACAGACTCCGCTGTACGTTCGCCGCCGCCGTGGCCGCGGCGGCGGCCTTCGGGGGCATGGCGGTCACCGCGACCACCGCGCAAGCCGCTTCCGCACCGTCCGCCCAGTCCACTCCGCTCTCGCCCGATCTTGAGAAGATCCGGGCGGCCGAGGCCACCCAGCTGTACGGCGACCCTGCCGAACGGCCCATGGCGGACCGCAGGACCGGACTCATCTCGCTCGGCGACAGCGAGATCTCCGGCGAGGGCGTCGGCACCTACGAGGCCGGCACTAACGGCCCCGACAACTGGTGCCACCGCTCGCCCGACTCGGCGATCCACCGCACCGGCGTCCCGGCCGACGAGACGTACAACGTCGCCTGCTCGGGCGCCTACACGGGCAACATCAGGATCGGCGGCACCAAGCAGTACGCCGACGAGCTCGTCCAGAGCGACAGCCTCGCCATCAAGGCGCGCAACACCCGCATCAAGATGGTGCTCCTGGTCGCGGGGGCCAACGACGACCTCCAGTTCGCCCCGGTCATGACCGACTGCGTCGAGCGGTACCTGCTGCTCCAGGGTCCGTGCCAGTCCAAGTACGAGCCGGGCTGGCAGGCCAGGGTGGACGCGCTCGTACCCAAGGTCGAGGCGACCGTGAGCGACCTCAAGACCGTGATGCGCGACGCCGGTTACGCCGACGGCTCCTACAAACTCGTGGTCATGGGCTACCCGAGCCCGATCGGCCCCGACTTCCACGACAACCCGTCCTTCCCCGGCAAACTCGCCTGCGGCGGCCTCGGCTACGACTCCGACACCGTCTGGGGCCGCAACACCGCGGTGCCCGCCTTCGAGGTCGGCATGCGCAAGGCGGCCGCCGACACCGGCGCGACCTACCTCGACGACTCGCGGCTCTTCAACGGCCACGAGGTCTGCATGGAGGACACCTGGGCCCGGGGTCTCTACATCGACCTATCCAAGCCCGGACTGCCGGACTCGAACTCGGTCCGCCAGTCCTTCCACCCCAACTACCGGGGCCACGGCGCCTTCGCCTCCTGCCTCACCCAGCTCTACAACTCCGGTGTACGGGAAGGCAGTTGCGCCGACCCGGCGTCCACCGGGGCCCCGCAGCTCTACCCGCTCGCCTGGGACGACGCGTACCAGCCCCTGAAGAACGAGGCGACCGGCGCGTGCGCCGACGTCACCGCGGCGAACAGCGCCAACGGTACGGCGGTCATCGGCTGGGACTGCCACGGCGGACGCAACCAGGGCTGGTGGTACGACAGTGACCGCAAGTCGGTCCACACCCAGCTCACCCAGGACCGCTGTCTGGACGTGCCGGGGGCGAACTACACCGTCGGTGCCCAGCTGATCATCTGGAACTGCTCGGGCGCCGCCAACCAGGAATGGGTGCGCCAGTCCGGCACCCTGCGCCCGGCCGCGTCGAGCGGCCTGTGCGCCACCCTGTCCGCCGCCAAGGACCCGCTGACCCTGCGGCCCTGCGACGGCACCGCCGCCCAGCGCTTCGCCTGA
- a CDS encoding class II fumarate hydratase: MNDSEYRTEHDSMGEVRVPAHAKWRAQTQRAVENFPVSGQRLERAHIEALARVKAAAAKVNAGLGVLDKDIAGAVEEAADEVAEGRWDEHFPVDVFQTGSGTSSNMNMNEVVATLATEKLGRAVHPNDHVNASQSSNDVFPSSIHIAATAAVTADLMPALDHLATALERKSAEFADVVKSGRTHLMDATPVTLGQEFGGYAAQVRYGIERLLSSLPRLAELPLGGTAVGTGINTPPGFSAAVIAEVARTTGLPLTEARDHFEAQGARDGLVETSGQLRTIAVSLTKIANDLRWMASGPRTGLAEISLPDLQPGSSIMPGKVNPVIPEAVLMVAAQVVGNDATVATAGAGGNFELNVMLPVIAKNLLESIRLLANVSRLLADRTIDGVTAHVERAREYAESSPSVVTPLNKYIGYEEAAKVAKKSLAERKTIREIVLEAGYVERGDLTVQQLDEALDVLRMTRP; encoded by the coding sequence ATGAACGACAGCGAGTACCGGACCGAGCACGATTCGATGGGCGAGGTGCGGGTCCCCGCGCACGCCAAGTGGCGCGCCCAGACGCAGCGGGCGGTGGAGAACTTCCCCGTCTCGGGGCAGCGCCTGGAGCGCGCCCACATCGAGGCACTGGCCCGCGTCAAAGCGGCCGCCGCCAAGGTCAACGCCGGGCTCGGAGTGCTCGACAAGGACATCGCGGGCGCCGTCGAGGAAGCCGCCGACGAGGTGGCCGAGGGCCGCTGGGACGAGCACTTCCCGGTCGACGTCTTCCAGACCGGATCCGGCACCTCCTCGAACATGAACATGAACGAGGTCGTGGCGACGCTCGCCACCGAGAAGCTCGGCCGCGCCGTCCACCCCAACGACCACGTGAACGCCTCGCAGTCCTCCAACGACGTCTTCCCGTCCTCGATCCACATCGCCGCGACGGCCGCCGTCACCGCCGATCTGATGCCGGCGCTCGACCACCTGGCGACCGCCCTGGAGCGCAAGTCGGCCGAGTTCGCGGACGTGGTCAAGTCGGGGCGTACGCATCTCATGGACGCCACCCCCGTCACCCTGGGCCAGGAGTTCGGCGGCTATGCGGCGCAGGTGCGCTACGGCATCGAGCGGCTGCTCTCCTCGCTGCCGCGCCTGGCTGAACTCCCCTTGGGGGGCACGGCGGTCGGCACCGGCATCAACACCCCGCCCGGGTTCTCGGCGGCCGTGATCGCGGAAGTCGCGCGGACCACCGGCCTTCCCCTCACCGAGGCGCGGGACCACTTCGAGGCGCAGGGCGCGCGCGACGGCCTGGTGGAGACCAGCGGGCAGTTGCGCACCATCGCCGTCTCGCTCACGAAGATCGCCAACGATCTGCGCTGGATGGCGTCCGGACCGCGTACGGGTTTGGCCGAGATCAGTCTTCCCGACCTCCAGCCGGGTTCGTCGATCATGCCCGGAAAGGTCAATCCGGTCATTCCGGAGGCCGTTCTCATGGTCGCGGCCCAGGTCGTCGGCAACGACGCGACGGTCGCGACGGCGGGCGCGGGAGGCAACTTCGAGCTCAACGTGATGCTCCCGGTGATCGCCAAGAACCTCCTGGAGTCCATCCGGCTGCTCGCCAACGTCTCCCGCCTCCTTGCCGACCGCACCATCGACGGCGTCACAGCCCACGTGGAACGGGCCCGCGAGTACGCCGAGTCCTCCCCCTCCGTCGTCACCCCGCTCAACAAGTACATCGGCTACGAGGAGGCCGCGAAGGTCGCCAAGAAGTCCCTGGCCGAACGGAAGACCATTCGCGAGATCGTGCTCGAAGCGGGGTACGTCGAGCGCGGCGACCTGACGGTGCAGCAGCTGGACGAGGCCCTGGACGTGCTGCGGATGACCCGCCCGTAG
- the fomD gene encoding cytidylyl-2-hydroxypropylphosphonate hydrolase, protein MTGTGGGIRHWAPGDQILWRYRDHAPGPQGHFHICRPVTVVQDTDEILAVWMAPGTQCVRPVLADGRPVYREPLATRYTAARTTERSRWFGSGVLKLARPGEPWSVWLFWDRDWHFKNWYVNLEEPRLRWSGGIDSADHFLDISVHPDRSWRWLDEDEFAEAQRVGLMGAEQAARVREAGRAAVGVIKAWGRPFSDGWEAWRPNPRWPVPALPADWDRTPAHMRS, encoded by the coding sequence ATGACAGGTACAGGAGGCGGTATCCGCCACTGGGCGCCGGGGGACCAGATCCTCTGGCGCTACCGCGACCACGCCCCTGGCCCCCAGGGGCACTTCCACATCTGCCGTCCGGTGACGGTCGTCCAGGACACCGACGAGATACTCGCGGTGTGGATGGCGCCCGGCACGCAGTGCGTGCGCCCGGTGCTAGCCGACGGCCGGCCCGTATACCGGGAACCGCTGGCCACCCGCTACACCGCGGCGCGCACCACGGAGCGTTCCCGGTGGTTCGGCAGCGGGGTGCTCAAGCTGGCGCGCCCCGGCGAGCCGTGGTCGGTGTGGCTCTTCTGGGACCGGGACTGGCACTTCAAGAACTGGTACGTGAACCTGGAGGAGCCGCGGCTGCGGTGGTCCGGCGGCATCGACTCCGCTGACCACTTCCTCGACATCTCCGTTCATCCGGACCGCAGTTGGCGCTGGCTGGACGAGGACGAGTTCGCCGAGGCGCAGCGGGTGGGTCTGATGGGCGCCGAGCAGGCCGCCCGGGTCCGGGAGGCCGGGCGCGCCGCGGTCGGGGTGATCAAGGCGTGGGGCCGGCCCTTCTCGGACGGCTGGGAGGCCTGGCGCCCCAACCCCCGGTGGCCCGTTCCCGCGCTCCCGGCGGACTGGGATCGCACTCCGGCGCATATGCGGTCGTGA
- a CDS encoding ATP-binding SpoIIE family protein phosphatase, with translation MTEPQPTSHESRRKDVARPTEQTLPQAFLEHGRSHAADDTPAGRSGGVSASVPGQPERGGRDAAAASAVPAVAAPDVPGQGDAGPAAPGDAAAVARREGDRLRFVGAATRRIARGIDLDEIVLGLCRATVPTFSDAILVHLRDPLPVGDERPVTPFVLRLRRTDRLRLVDEALSDSAEAEGLTLLGPGPDLTPASELCEVRTGGELNEVLRGVRPVFAESPAVRAALAELLGPDRTVPGGRRAILAPLRGRRRVIGAAVFVRGPERPAFEANDLLVAAQLATHTALGIDKAVLYGREAYIADELQRTMLPDSLPQPTGVRLASRYLPAAETARVGGDWYDAIPLPGSRVALVVGDVMGHSMTSAAIMGQLRTTAQTLAGLDLPPAEVLHHLDEQAQRLGTDRMATCLYAVYDPVAHRITIANAGHPPPVLLHLGGRAEVLRVPPGAPIGVGGVDFEAVELDAPAGATLLLYTDGLVESRLRDVWTGIEQLRERLAATAQLTGPDHSPPLEALCDDVLDMLGPGDRDDDIALLAARFDGIAPSDVAYWFLDPEETAPGRARRLARRALERWGLEELTDSVELLVSEVVTNAVRYAERPVTLRLLKTDVLRCEVGDDSPQLPRQRRARETDEGGRGLFLVNRLARRWGATRLSGGKVVWFELPTRT, from the coding sequence GTGACGGAGCCTCAGCCCACCTCGCACGAGAGCCGGCGCAAGGATGTCGCCCGGCCCACCGAGCAGACGCTTCCCCAGGCCTTCCTGGAGCACGGGAGATCGCATGCGGCCGATGACACCCCGGCCGGCCGGAGCGGTGGCGTGAGCGCCTCCGTGCCCGGCCAGCCCGAGCGCGGCGGCCGGGACGCCGCGGCCGCCTCCGCCGTGCCCGCCGTGGCCGCACCCGATGTCCCCGGCCAGGGCGACGCGGGCCCGGCGGCTCCCGGTGACGCCGCCGCGGTGGCCCGCCGCGAGGGCGACCGGCTGCGCTTCGTGGGCGCGGCGACCCGCCGGATCGCCCGCGGCATCGATCTGGACGAGATCGTGCTCGGCCTGTGCCGGGCCACCGTGCCGACGTTCTCGGACGCCATCCTGGTGCATCTGCGCGACCCGCTGCCGGTGGGCGACGAGCGTCCGGTCACCCCCTTCGTGCTGCGTCTGCGCCGTACCGACCGGCTGCGTTTAGTGGATGAGGCGCTGAGCGACAGCGCCGAGGCGGAGGGCCTCACGCTGCTCGGCCCGGGTCCCGATCTGACCCCCGCCTCCGAGTTGTGCGAGGTGCGCACCGGCGGCGAACTCAACGAGGTACTGCGAGGAGTGCGGCCGGTCTTCGCCGAGTCCCCCGCCGTCCGCGCGGCGCTCGCCGAACTGCTCGGCCCGGACCGTACGGTGCCCGGCGGTCGACGAGCGATACTCGCGCCGCTCCGTGGCCGACGGCGGGTGATCGGCGCCGCCGTCTTCGTGCGCGGCCCCGAACGGCCCGCGTTCGAGGCCAACGACCTTCTGGTGGCAGCCCAGTTGGCCACCCACACCGCGCTCGGCATCGACAAGGCCGTGCTGTACGGGCGCGAGGCGTACATCGCCGACGAGCTCCAGCGCACCATGCTGCCCGACAGCCTCCCCCAGCCCACCGGTGTGCGGCTCGCCTCGCGCTACCTGCCCGCGGCCGAGACCGCCCGGGTCGGCGGCGACTGGTACGACGCGATCCCGCTGCCCGGCAGCCGGGTCGCCCTCGTCGTCGGCGACGTCATGGGCCACTCCATGACCTCCGCCGCGATCATGGGTCAGCTGCGCACCACCGCACAGACCCTGGCCGGCCTCGACCTGCCGCCCGCCGAGGTCCTGCACCATCTGGACGAGCAGGCCCAGCGGCTCGGCACCGACCGCATGGCGACCTGCCTGTACGCGGTGTACGACCCGGTCGCGCACCGCATCACCATCGCCAACGCCGGCCACCCGCCACCGGTGCTGCTGCACCTCGGCGGCCGCGCCGAGGTGCTGCGGGTGCCGCCGGGCGCCCCGATCGGGGTGGGCGGGGTCGACTTCGAGGCGGTCGAGCTGGACGCCCCGGCGGGTGCGACGCTGCTCCTGTACACCGACGGTCTGGTCGAGTCGCGGCTGCGCGACGTATGGACCGGCATCGAGCAGCTGCGGGAACGGCTCGCCGCGACCGCCCAGCTGACCGGCCCCGACCACTCGCCGCCGCTGGAGGCGCTCTGCGACGACGTGCTCGACATGCTCGGCCCCGGCGACCGCGACGACGACATCGCGCTGCTCGCCGCCCGTTTCGACGGGATCGCCCCGAGCGACGTGGCGTACTGGTTCCTCGACCCGGAGGAAACGGCCCCCGGCCGGGCCCGCCGACTCGCCCGCAGGGCCCTGGAGCGCTGGGGCCTGGAGGAGCTGACCGACTCGGTGGAGCTGCTCGTCAGCGAGGTCGTCACCAACGCCGTGCGGTACGCCGAGCGCCCGGTCACCCTCCGGCTGCTCAAGACCGACGTCCTGCGCTGCGAGGTCGGCGACGACTCTCCGCAACTGCCCCGCCAGCGCCGGGCCCGCGAGACGGACGAGGGCGGGCGCGGCCTGTTCCTGGTGAACCGCCTGGCCAGACGGTGGGGCGCGACCCGGCTCTCCGGCGGCAAGGTGGTCTGGTTCGAGCTGCCCACCCGCACATGA
- a CDS encoding catalase: MTDSSQVPYTTTNTGIPVESDEHSLTVGPDGPILLHDHYLIEKMAQFNRERVPERVVHAKGSGAYGTFRVTNDVSQFTKADLFQPGKQTEMLARFSTVAGEQGSPDTWRDPRGFALKFYTEHGNYDMVGNNTPVFFVRDTIKFQDFIRSQKRHPVTGLRNNDMQWDFWTLSPESAHQVAWLMGDRGIPKTYRHMNGYSSHTYMWINGGGEKFWVKYHLKTDQGIEFWTQDEADELAGKDADLHRRDLFESIESGNAPSWTMYVQVMPFEDAADYRFNAFDLTKVWPHGDYPLIEVGRMTLDRNPEDFFVHIEQAAFEPSNMVPGIGPSPDKMLLGRLFSYPDTHRYRIGPNYAQLPPNRPHSRVDSYAKDGPMRYEPSRAARPYAPNSYGGPAARGQFGDPAGWQVAGEMVREATKRHREDDDWGQPGTLVRTVLDDAARDRLVSNVSGHLKQGVSGPVLERAFQYWRNIDKTIGDRIAAQVKGG, from the coding sequence GTGACCGACTCATCACAGGTCCCGTACACCACGACCAACACCGGTATTCCGGTGGAGAGCGACGAACACTCGCTCACCGTCGGGCCCGACGGTCCGATCCTGCTGCACGACCATTACCTCATCGAGAAGATGGCCCAGTTCAACCGGGAGCGGGTGCCGGAGCGGGTGGTGCACGCCAAGGGCTCCGGGGCGTACGGCACCTTCCGGGTGACCAACGACGTCAGCCAGTTCACGAAGGCGGACCTGTTCCAGCCCGGCAAACAGACCGAGATGCTGGCCCGCTTCTCGACGGTCGCCGGTGAGCAGGGTTCGCCCGACACATGGCGCGACCCGCGCGGCTTCGCGCTCAAGTTCTATACGGAGCACGGCAATTACGACATGGTGGGCAACAACACGCCCGTCTTCTTCGTCCGTGACACGATCAAGTTCCAGGACTTCATCCGCTCGCAGAAGCGCCACCCGGTGACCGGGCTGCGGAACAACGACATGCAGTGGGACTTCTGGACCCTGTCCCCCGAGTCGGCCCACCAGGTGGCCTGGCTGATGGGCGACCGCGGCATCCCCAAGACCTACCGCCACATGAACGGCTACTCCTCGCACACCTACATGTGGATCAACGGCGGCGGCGAGAAGTTCTGGGTCAAGTACCACCTGAAGACCGACCAGGGCATCGAGTTCTGGACCCAGGACGAGGCGGACGAGCTCGCGGGCAAGGACGCGGACCTGCACCGCCGCGACCTGTTCGAGTCCATCGAGTCGGGGAACGCGCCGAGCTGGACGATGTACGTCCAGGTCATGCCGTTCGAGGACGCGGCGGACTACCGCTTCAACGCCTTCGACCTGACCAAGGTGTGGCCGCACGGCGACTACCCGCTGATCGAGGTCGGCCGGATGACCCTGGACAGGAACCCGGAGGACTTCTTCGTCCACATCGAGCAGGCCGCCTTCGAGCCGTCCAACATGGTGCCCGGCATCGGCCCGTCGCCGGACAAGATGCTGCTCGGACGGCTGTTCTCCTACCCCGACACGCACCGCTACCGGATCGGTCCCAACTACGCGCAGCTGCCGCCCAACAGGCCGCACTCGCGGGTCGATTCGTACGCCAAGGACGGACCCATGCGGTACGAGCCGTCGCGCGCGGCCCGGCCGTACGCGCCCAACTCCTACGGCGGTCCGGCCGCCAGGGGGCAGTTCGGCGACCCGGCGGGCTGGCAGGTGGCGGGCGAGATGGTGCGCGAGGCCACCAAGCGCCACCGCGAGGACGACGACTGGGGCCAGCCCGGAACCCTGGTCCGCACGGTTTTGGACGACGCGGCGCGCGACCGTCTGGTGTCCAACGTGAGCGGGCACCTCAAGCAGGGCGTCAGCGGCCCGGTCCTGGAGCGGGCGTTCCAGTACTGGCGCAACATCGACAAGACGATCGGCGACCGGATCGCCGCCCAGGTGAAGGGCGGCTGA
- a CDS encoding transglycosylase domain-containing protein: MGRAEERRARQGGARRGKQQKVKKKGIRRFFTWKKMLGAFFGLCLLAMGGFYAIYLMVSIPKDNDQAKLESNVYKLSNGQVLARTGSVNRETVSLDKVPKDIQHSFVALENKTFYDDQGVDFKGTARGILKTLMGKGTQGGSTITQQYVKNNYLTQEQTVSRKLKEIVISLKVDQRYSKDEILAGYMNTSYYGRGAYGIQAAAQAYYGKDVSKLTLAEGTYLAALLQAPSQYDWQTAGPLGKQLVQGRFNKALDNMVGMKWLDPATRAKTAFVPPNDAKVAPGMQGQTGYLVDAAKRELENNGVDAGLLEAGGWTITLNIDPAKQKLLEAAVKDQLTSKLDPKKRKVDADLQAGAASVDPKTGSVVALYGGQDFMKHQLSNARTDTYQPASTFKPIILASALNQGAETQDGKPIKANTIYDGDSKRPVKGSDIPFNPPNEDDHSYGPITVQDAMNQSVNSVFAQMGVDAHLDKVRDTAVAMGMTSLKGKRAVPAMTLGSYGASPLQMAAVYATLDNHGKQVIPSIVKSAEHKDHKYTKPDQIGSQVISRDAADAVTSVLTGVVDDGTAQKSVAAADNRGNKQVAGKTGTSDDNKSAWFTGYTPDLVTSVGLWGEAAEPRTVNVDGKTVTVPKGGQVTMTNGAGEDGRINGGSIPARIWAAYTFDAVKGGTDKFDLETDQGAAVQPDYTPPTNSARPPSNSPSHSASHSPASHGPSNSPSGGPSDITKSPSNSTSHKPKPPKSPTPSGSVDVSPPADPLNPG; encoded by the coding sequence ATGGGCCGAGCGGAAGAGCGGCGCGCCCGGCAGGGCGGAGCGCGCCGGGGCAAGCAGCAGAAGGTGAAGAAGAAGGGCATACGCCGGTTCTTCACCTGGAAGAAGATGCTCGGCGCGTTCTTCGGGCTCTGCCTGCTCGCGATGGGCGGGTTCTACGCCATCTACCTGATGGTGTCGATCCCCAAGGACAACGACCAGGCCAAGCTGGAAAGCAACGTATACAAGCTCTCCAACGGCCAGGTGCTCGCTCGCACCGGATCGGTCAACCGCGAGACGGTCTCCCTCGACAAGGTGCCCAAGGACATCCAGCACAGCTTCGTCGCGCTGGAGAACAAGACCTTCTACGACGACCAGGGCGTCGACTTCAAGGGCACCGCGCGCGGCATCCTGAAGACCCTGATGGGCAAGGGCACCCAGGGCGGCTCGACCATCACCCAGCAGTACGTCAAGAACAACTACCTGACGCAGGAGCAGACGGTCAGCCGCAAGCTGAAGGAGATCGTGATCTCCCTCAAGGTCGACCAGCGCTACAGCAAGGACGAGATCCTCGCCGGGTACATGAACACCAGCTACTACGGCCGGGGCGCGTACGGCATCCAGGCCGCGGCGCAGGCGTACTACGGCAAGGACGTCTCCAAGCTCACCCTGGCGGAGGGCACCTACCTCGCGGCGCTGCTCCAGGCCCCCAGTCAGTACGACTGGCAGACGGCCGGCCCGCTCGGCAAGCAGCTGGTGCAGGGGCGCTTCAACAAGGCCCTCGACAACATGGTCGGCATGAAGTGGCTGGACCCGGCGACTCGGGCGAAGACGGCGTTCGTGCCGCCCAATGACGCCAAGGTCGCCCCGGGCATGCAGGGCCAGACCGGCTACCTCGTCGACGCGGCGAAGCGGGAGCTGGAGAACAACGGCGTGGACGCCGGCCTGCTGGAAGCCGGCGGCTGGACGATCACGCTCAACATCGACCCCGCGAAGCAGAAGCTGCTCGAAGCCGCGGTCAAGGACCAGCTGACCAGCAAGCTCGACCCGAAGAAGCGCAAGGTCGACGCCGACCTCCAGGCCGGCGCCGCCTCGGTGGACCCGAAGACCGGCTCGGTGGTCGCGCTCTACGGCGGCCAGGACTTCATGAAGCACCAGCTCAGCAACGCGAGAACCGACACGTATCAGCCCGCCTCGACCTTCAAGCCGATCATCCTGGCGTCGGCCCTCAACCAGGGCGCCGAGACGCAGGACGGCAAGCCGATCAAGGCGAACACCATCTACGACGGTGACAGCAAGCGGCCCGTCAAGGGCAGCGACATCCCCTTCAACCCGCCGAACGAGGACGACCACAGCTACGGGCCCATCACCGTCCAGGACGCGATGAACCAGTCGGTCAACTCCGTCTTCGCGCAGATGGGCGTCGACGCCCACCTCGACAAGGTCCGCGACACCGCCGTCGCGATGGGCATGACCTCGCTCAAGGGCAAGCGGGCCGTGCCCGCCATGACGCTCGGCTCCTACGGGGCGAGCCCGCTCCAGATGGCCGCCGTGTACGCCACGCTGGACAACCACGGCAAGCAGGTCATCCCCTCGATCGTGAAGTCGGCCGAGCACAAGGACCACAAGTACACCAAGCCGGACCAGATCGGCAGCCAGGTCATCAGCAGGGACGCGGCGGACGCCGTGACCTCGGTGCTCACCGGAGTGGTCGACGACGGTACGGCCCAGAAGTCGGTGGCCGCCGCGGACAACCGGGGCAACAAGCAGGTCGCCGGCAAGACCGGAACCTCCGACGACAACAAGTCGGCCTGGTTCACCGGCTACACCCCGGACCTGGTCACCTCGGTCGGACTGTGGGGCGAGGCCGCCGAGCCGCGCACCGTGAACGTCGACGGCAAGACCGTGACCGTGCCCAAGGGCGGGCAGGTCACGATGACCAACGGCGCCGGTGAGGACGGCCGTATCAACGGTGGCTCCATCCCGGCCCGCATATGGGCCGCGTACACCTTCGACGCGGTCAAGGGCGGCACCGACAAGTTCGACCTGGAGACCGACCAGGGCGCGGCGGTGCAGCCCGACTACACGCCGCCGACCAACTCGGCGCGGCCGCCGTCGAACTCGCCCTCGCACAGCGCGTCCCACAGCCCGGCTTCGCACGGTCCGTCGAACTCGCCGTCGGGCGGCCCGTCGGACATCACGAAATCGCCGTCGAACTCGACCTCGCACAAGCCGAAGCCGCCGAAGAGTCCGACGCCCAGCGGGTCGGTCGACGTCAGCCCGCCGGCCGACCCCCTCAACCCGGGCTGA